The genomic window CGTCGGACGGTTTTGGCGCACGGCATCGCCGAGCCGGGCGTACGCCGGATAGATAAGCCGGTCCTGCATCCGGACGAAGCCGCCGAAATAATAGCGTTTCCCGCGGACGAGAAACTCCTCGGCCAGCGGGCTGTTGCGGTAGCGTCCACCCTCTTTCGTCAGCAGGCCGAGTGATGCGCAGGCTGTCAGCAGCATCTCGGCCGGACGGTGTTCGATGCCGGCGTCCTCGGCGAGTTGCTCGGGCGTCGTCCCCGGCGTTCCCGACATCCGCGTGAACAGATCCAGCTCATTCGCCACCGCGAACGTCTTGAAGGCCCAGTGCGCCGTTGCCAGCTGCAGCAGCGGCGCCGGACTCAGGGCACCCTCCGAACCACGATGCGCCATCGATGGCTCCTCCGGTGAGGCGTCCGGAACAAATCACAGTACAATACTGTTCCCTTATTACGTCTCGCATGCTAGCATGAAGGCGGGATGGTGTCAATAATGAGAACACATGTCTGTGTAGTGATATCCGATGCCGCGTAAATACGAGCTCAGGGCCCGGGCCGCGCGGCAGGAGGACACGCGGCGGCGGATTGTGGACGCCACCGTCGAGCTGCACCGGACGATCGGGCCCGCCCGCACGAGCATCAGCGCCATCGCCAAACGGGCGGGCGTCCAGCGGCACACTCTCTACCGCCACTTCCCCGACGAGCTCTCGGTGTTCAAGGCCTGCAGCGAGCGGTATCGTGCGCTCAACCCCCTCCCCGAACCGGGACCGTGGCGCGCCGTCGCGGACCCTCAGGAGCGGCTTCGAATCGGACTGAACGCGGCCTACGCCTATTACGCGCGCCATGAGGAAATAATGACGAACGTGCTGCGGGATGCCGAGGTGATGGGGCCGCCGATCGGCATGGCGTTCTTCAAGCATCGCGACGAGATGCTCGCGGTGCTCGGGCGTGGGTGGCGGCTCGGGCGCCGCGGCGGCAGGCTCATCCGCGCCGTCCTCAGGCTTGCCCTTGATTTCCAGACCTGGCGGCTGCTCGTCCGGCAGGGCGGCCTAGACCGTGCCGAAGCCGTCGAGGCCATGGCCGCGCTGGTGGAGTTTGCCGGGGCCGGCCCGGCCGCCGTTAGATCTGCA from bacterium includes these protein-coding regions:
- a CDS encoding helix-turn-helix domain-containing protein; protein product: MPRKYELRARAARQEDTRRRIVDATVELHRTIGPARTSISAIAKRAGVQRHTLYRHFPDELSVFKACSERYRALNPLPEPGPWRAVADPQERLRIGLNAAYAYYARHEEIMTNVLRDAEVMGPPIGMAFFKHRDEMLAVLGRGWRLGRRGGRLIRAVLRLALDFQTWRLLVRQGGLDRAEAVEAMAALVEFAGAGPAAVRSAAGDRTRPAARRPQD